In Flavobacterium endoglycinae, one DNA window encodes the following:
- a CDS encoding GNAT family N-acetyltransferase: protein MNSKINIRKIERQDLDFVYQSICELENEVFDFEVFSEIFNSNISKPNNVYLIAEDENESLGFITFHIQNLLHHCGLVGEIQEFFIDKNHRGKGVGRKLVDEILKYAQENNLKSIEVTTNKKRIENVAIYENLGFTLSHNKFTISR from the coding sequence ATGAATTCAAAAATCAACATCAGAAAAATTGAAAGACAAGATTTAGATTTTGTCTACCAATCAATATGCGAACTCGAAAATGAAGTTTTTGATTTTGAAGTTTTCAGCGAAATATTCAATTCAAATATTTCGAAACCAAACAATGTTTATTTAATTGCAGAAGATGAAAATGAAAGTTTGGGTTTTATAACTTTTCACATTCAAAATTTACTGCATCATTGCGGTTTAGTTGGTGAGATTCAAGAATTTTTTATTGATAAAAACCACCGTGGAAAAGGAGTTGGGAGAAAACTCGTTGATGAAATTCTAAAATATGCTCAAGAAAATAATCTTAAAAGCATAGAAGTAACTACAAACAAAAAACGAATAGAAAACGTGGCCATTTATGAAAATCTAGGTTTTACTTTGAGTCATAATAAGTTTACGATTTCTAGGTAA
- a CDS encoding helix-turn-helix domain-containing protein: MSTAIKPRHIGRNISRIRELRDMKQEALAHAIGVSQQTVSTIEGSESIDDERLKAIAEALGVSSEAIKNFSEDSVFNIIGNTYNDDASTIKNYNCTFNPLDKLLESIEKNEQLYERLIQVEREKAAYLEKLLKEK, from the coding sequence ATGAGCACAGCAATAAAACCAAGACACATCGGTCGAAACATAAGCCGAATTAGAGAATTGAGAGATATGAAGCAGGAAGCGCTTGCGCACGCAATTGGTGTTAGCCAGCAGACAGTTTCAACCATTGAAGGAAGCGAAAGTATTGATGATGAAAGGCTAAAAGCAATTGCTGAAGCCTTAGGAGTTTCATCTGAAGCAATTAAAAATTTTTCTGAAGATTCAGTTTTTAATATCATCGGAAACACTTATAATGATGATGCTTCTACTATAAAAAATTACAATTGCACTTTTAATCCATTAGATAAACTTCTTGAATCTATTGAAAAGAATGAACAACTTTATGAAAGATTGATTCAAGTTGAAAGAGAGAAAGCGGCTTATTTAGAAAAGCTCTTGAAGGAAAAATAG
- a CDS encoding tail fiber domain-containing protein, whose product MKKIILLLIMFQSVFAIAQIKTVVSPYGEKIQVDTSPQWILNGNSNGSIKTIGTNDNFDLPFKTNGVEQMRITNTGNVGIGGQPRTKLDVYGALMVNGGNSFPSTTNVTAIGWNVMRVGLGETDFINYAGTGTGGFSFYSLFGTRAPLLTDRVAFISSNGAYTQLSDKRLKTEVSSLEYGLNEIMKLEPKIYNMHTVNGIQNGKVELGKVTGRNIGLLAQDLYQVIPEAVNVPEDENMALYSISYSELIPVLINAVKEQQSEINGLKDRLQKVENSNK is encoded by the coding sequence ATGAAAAAGATTATTTTATTGCTGATAATGTTTCAAAGTGTATTTGCAATAGCGCAAATTAAAACTGTAGTTAGTCCATATGGTGAAAAAATACAAGTTGACACAAGTCCTCAATGGATACTTAATGGGAATAGTAATGGAAGTATCAAAACAATAGGTACTAATGATAATTTTGATCTTCCTTTTAAGACCAATGGAGTAGAACAAATGCGTATTACAAATACGGGCAATGTTGGAATTGGAGGACAACCTCGCACTAAATTAGATGTATATGGTGCTCTAATGGTAAATGGAGGTAATTCTTTTCCATCTACTACTAACGTCACAGCTATTGGTTGGAACGTAATGAGGGTTGGTTTAGGGGAGACTGACTTTATAAATTATGCTGGAACCGGTACTGGAGGTTTTTCTTTTTATAGCCTCTTTGGCACGAGAGCCCCTTTACTTACAGACAGAGTAGCTTTTATTTCTTCGAACGGAGCCTATACCCAACTTTCAGATAAACGTTTAAAAACAGAAGTGAGCAGTCTTGAATATGGTCTTAATGAAATAATGAAATTAGAGCCTAAAATCTATAACATGCATACAGTGAATGGTATACAAAACGGTAAGGTAGAATTAGGAAAAGTTACAGGTCGTAATATAGGGTTGTTAGCTCAAGATTTGTATCAGGTTATCCCTGAAGCTGTTAATGTGCCAGAGGATGAAAATATGGCATTGTATTCAATATCCTACTCAGAGTTGATTCCTGTGCTTATTAATGCAGTAAAAGAACAACAATCTGAGATTAATGGGTTGAAAGATCGTTTACAAAAAGTTGAAAACAGCAATAAATAA
- the kbl gene encoding glycine C-acetyltransferase: MYGKIKEHLQSELQTIEENGIFKKERIITSPQGAEITISTGETVLNFCANNYLGLSSHPEVVQAAKDALDTHGFGMSSVRFICGTQDIHKTLEKKIADFYGTEDTILYAAAFDANGGVFEPLLGENDAIISDSLNHASIIDGVRLCKAARYRYENSNMEDLEQQLIKANEAGARFKLIVTDGVFSMDGLVAPLDKICDLADQYDAMVMVDECHAAGFIGATGKGTLEAKGVMGRVDIITGTLGKALGGAMGGYTTAKKEIIEILRQRSRPYLFSNSLAPSIVGASIKVFELLEKDTALRDKLEWNTNYFKEGMKKAGFDIIDGDSAIVPVMLYDAKLSQVMANELLKQGIYVIGFFFPVVPKDKARIRVQLSAAHTKEHLDKAIEAFILTGKMLKVI; encoded by the coding sequence ATGTACGGTAAAATTAAAGAGCATCTGCAAAGTGAGCTGCAGACTATCGAAGAAAATGGAATTTTCAAAAAAGAGCGCATAATAACCTCTCCACAAGGTGCCGAGATTACGATTTCGACTGGAGAAACGGTTTTGAACTTTTGTGCCAATAATTATTTAGGGCTTTCATCGCATCCAGAAGTGGTACAGGCGGCTAAAGATGCACTGGATACACACGGATTCGGAATGTCATCTGTTCGTTTTATCTGCGGAACTCAGGATATTCATAAAACATTAGAAAAAAAGATTGCTGATTTTTATGGTACAGAAGATACTATATTATATGCAGCGGCTTTTGATGCAAACGGTGGAGTTTTCGAACCTTTGTTAGGAGAAAACGATGCGATTATTTCAGACAGTCTAAATCATGCTTCTATTATTGATGGAGTTCGTTTGTGTAAAGCGGCTCGTTATCGTTATGAAAATAGTAACATGGAAGATCTGGAACAGCAATTAATAAAGGCAAATGAGGCTGGAGCCCGTTTTAAATTAATTGTGACTGATGGTGTTTTCTCAATGGACGGTTTGGTAGCGCCTTTAGATAAAATTTGTGATCTTGCTGATCAATATGATGCAATGGTTATGGTTGACGAATGTCATGCTGCCGGATTTATTGGAGCGACTGGTAAAGGTACTCTTGAAGCAAAAGGTGTTATGGGGCGTGTAGATATTATAACTGGAACACTAGGTAAAGCTTTAGGCGGCGCAATGGGAGGTTATACGACTGCCAAAAAAGAAATCATCGAAATTCTTCGCCAGCGTTCAAGACCTTATTTGTTTTCTAATTCATTAGCACCTTCTATTGTAGGAGCTTCTATAAAAGTTTTTGAACTTTTAGAAAAAGATACAGCGCTTAGAGATAAATTGGAGTGGAACACTAATTACTTTAAGGAAGGAATGAAAAAAGCAGGTTTTGATATCATTGACGGCGATTCAGCAATTGTGCCGGTCATGTTGTATGATGCCAAGTTATCGCAAGTAATGGCAAACGAACTTTTGAAACAAGGGATTTATGTTATTGGATTTTTCTTCCCGGTAGTTCCTAAAGATAAAGCCAGAATTAGAGTACAGCTTTCGGCAGCACATACTAAAGAACATTTAGACAAGGCTATCGAAGCTTTTATATTAACAGGTAAAATGTTAAAAGTTATATAA
- a CDS encoding ferritin: MKDLLRTHTSLTEGVENILNLQAKIESDASNKYLAMAAWLDRNGFDNTASYLYKQAEEEREHFLKIFKFITDMGGIAITPSVPEVQQEFASFRDVFEIALQNEIAVTQAINKVIAKCRAENDYATEDFMMWYVAEQREEEKNARRALELFELINVNEADGKFQLDLQISKIG; this comes from the coding sequence ATGAAAGATTTACTAAGAACACACACGTCATTAACTGAAGGCGTAGAAAATATATTGAATTTACAAGCAAAAATAGAAAGTGATGCGTCTAACAAATATTTAGCTATGGCTGCATGGTTGGATAGAAACGGTTTTGACAATACAGCTTCGTATTTATATAAACAAGCCGAAGAAGAAAGAGAGCATTTTCTAAAAATATTTAAATTCATTACAGATATGGGAGGGATTGCTATTACGCCATCGGTTCCTGAAGTACAGCAAGAATTCGCTTCTTTTAGAGACGTTTTTGAAATTGCTTTACAAAACGAAATTGCCGTTACTCAAGCAATCAATAAAGTAATCGCAAAATGTAGAGCTGAAAATGATTATGCCACAGAAGATTTTATGATGTGGTATGTAGCGGAGCAAAGAGAAGAAGAGAAAAATGCAAGAAGAGCTTTAGAGCTTTTTGAACTAATTAATGTAAACGAAGCTGATGGTAAATTTCAATTAGATCTTCAGATTTCAAAAATCGGATAA
- a CDS encoding aminopeptidase P family protein has protein sequence MKYHQINSGLFVKNRRKFMAEMKPNSVAVFNSNDIYPISADSTLPFAQHRDIFYLSGVDQEESVLLLFPDAPYEHQREILFLRETNDHIAVWEGEKLTKERAFQVSGIRTVYWLQDFHKVLNEMMTYADTMYINTNEHYRATVETETREARFVKWWKERYPAHNVAKSNPILQRLRSVKESEEIDLIQHACDITEKGFRRLLGFVKPNVTEYEVEAELAHEFIRNRSKGFAYTPIIASGNNANVLHYIENNQQCKEGDLLLLDVAAEYANYSSDMTRTIPVSGRFTDRQKAVYNAVLRVKNEATKMLTPGTLWKQYHVEVGKIMTSELLGLGLIDKADVQNENPEWPAYKKYFMHGTSHHMGLDTHDYGLLHEPMKPNMVFTVEPGIYIPAEKFGIRLEDNVVVQEKGEPFNLMRNIPVEADEIETLMNE, from the coding sequence ATGAAATATCATCAAATAAACAGTGGTCTTTTTGTAAAAAACCGCAGAAAGTTCATGGCAGAAATGAAACCTAATTCGGTTGCTGTGTTCAATTCAAATGACATTTACCCAATTAGTGCCGACAGTACGCTTCCGTTTGCACAGCACAGAGACATCTTTTATCTAAGTGGTGTAGATCAGGAAGAAAGTGTGTTGCTTTTGTTTCCAGATGCGCCTTACGAGCACCAAAGAGAAATTCTTTTTTTAAGAGAAACCAACGATCATATTGCAGTTTGGGAAGGTGAAAAACTGACTAAAGAACGTGCTTTTCAAGTTTCTGGAATTAGAACCGTTTATTGGTTACAGGATTTTCATAAAGTTTTGAACGAAATGATGACGTATGCCGATACGATGTACATCAACACTAACGAACATTACCGCGCAACTGTTGAAACAGAAACTCGTGAAGCTCGTTTTGTAAAATGGTGGAAAGAGCGTTATCCAGCTCACAATGTTGCCAAAAGTAACCCAATTCTACAAAGATTGCGTTCTGTAAAAGAAAGCGAAGAAATCGATTTGATTCAGCATGCTTGTGATATTACAGAAAAAGGTTTCCGCAGATTATTAGGATTTGTAAAACCAAACGTAACTGAATATGAAGTTGAAGCTGAATTAGCACACGAATTCATCCGTAACCGCTCTAAAGGTTTTGCCTACACGCCAATTATCGCTTCTGGAAACAATGCGAATGTTTTGCATTATATTGAAAACAATCAGCAATGTAAAGAAGGTGATTTATTACTATTGGACGTTGCTGCTGAATATGCAAACTATTCTAGCGACATGACGAGAACGATTCCAGTTTCTGGCCGTTTTACAGATCGTCAGAAAGCAGTTTACAATGCTGTTTTAAGAGTTAAAAATGAAGCGACAAAAATGTTGACTCCAGGAACTCTTTGGAAACAATATCATGTGGAAGTAGGTAAAATCATGACGTCGGAATTACTTGGTTTAGGATTAATTGACAAAGCCGATGTTCAGAACGAAAACCCAGAATGGCCTGCTTACAAAAAATATTTCATGCACGGAACTTCTCACCACATGGGACTTGACACACATGATTACGGATTGCTTCATGAGCCAATGAAACCAAATATGGTTTTCACGGTTGAACCTGGAATTTACATTCCAGCAGAAAAATTCGGAATTCGCTTGGAAGATAACGTTGTGGTTCAGGAAAAAGGAGAACCTTTTAACTTAATGCGCAACATTCCAGTTGAAGCTGATGAGATTGAAACCCTTATGAATGAATAA
- a CDS encoding PD-(D/E)XK nuclease family protein, producing MINTSFLEKIAGVVIQNYSERLSETTIVLPNKRAKVFLIEALKKATSKTILSPEIVSIEDFVQDVAAIRSIDSIELLFEFYEVYLSITEKQHQQSFELFANWAKTLLQDFNEIDRYLLEPSHVLSYLKDIEDIKRWGIEVENKTKLLENYIDFWKLLPLYYESLYGHLLNKSIGYQGLIYREAVNNLDHFSNTIQDRNFVFAGFNALNAAEEKIVQHLLALDQAKIYWDADQVFLNDPFHDAGLFLRRFKEKWKHYKSHPFEWIVDDFSQSKNIQIIGTPKTIGQAKLAGSIIEDIINQNPVASLDKVAVILGEENLLIPVLNSLPASVGALNITMGYSGKNNPSQILVAKFFKMHTAALSRTGGSYVFYYKDVLDVLTHPLVEPYANCSHLVRIIKENNYTFITLNKLLELNANPSKLFLLLFEKWDKGSIAVLENISALLLLIKGNFNNDNQEEKIAKTFVYAVFKVINKLINYYSKHKHIDNIDTLHAIYKQIIDIAEVSFEGEPLRGLQIMGVLESRVLDFETVIVTSMNEGKFPAGKSQNSFIPYDVKKELGLPTYKEKDAIYTYHFYHLLQRAKNIYLVYNTENDGLDAGERSRFITQLEVEKQKQHNLTFDIYNPVLPTTAYQPMVIPKSEAVMERLKEIALTGFSPSALTSYIRNPIEFYFQKILRIREVEEVEENIALNTLGTIIHETLKALYEPFIGKFISETDLLNGFKLLDDEVLKQFKLVYKEGEIKKGRNLLAFEVAKRNVSNFLKMELESIKNGDAIKIIALEQTFERELTHPKLPFPVLIKGNVDRIELRNGRIRIIDYKTGKVEKTNVVLKSWNGLTEELKNDKIIQVLAYAFMFEKEAGETPIEVGIVSFKNLKSGFLPFGFRAEKDLDITVTHNTLQHYLEEIVLLLNEIFDANLPFEEKV from the coding sequence ATGATAAATACTTCTTTCTTAGAAAAAATTGCGGGTGTCGTAATACAAAACTATTCAGAAAGACTTTCTGAAACTACAATCGTACTTCCTAATAAAAGAGCTAAAGTTTTCCTTATTGAAGCTCTTAAAAAAGCAACATCAAAAACGATTCTTTCTCCCGAAATTGTGAGTATAGAAGATTTTGTGCAGGACGTAGCAGCAATTCGTTCTATTGATTCAATCGAACTTTTGTTTGAGTTTTATGAAGTTTATTTATCAATTACAGAAAAGCAACACCAACAGTCTTTTGAGTTGTTTGCAAACTGGGCCAAAACACTCTTACAGGATTTTAATGAAATCGATCGTTATCTTTTAGAACCTTCACATGTTTTATCTTATCTGAAAGATATTGAAGATATTAAACGATGGGGAATAGAAGTCGAAAACAAAACCAAACTTTTAGAAAATTATATTGATTTTTGGAAACTTCTTCCTTTGTACTATGAATCTCTTTATGGTCATTTATTAAATAAATCTATTGGATATCAAGGGTTAATTTACAGAGAAGCAGTTAATAATCTGGATCACTTTTCGAATACTATTCAAGATCGCAATTTTGTGTTTGCAGGATTTAATGCTTTAAATGCCGCTGAAGAAAAAATAGTACAGCATCTTTTAGCACTAGATCAAGCCAAAATTTATTGGGATGCAGATCAGGTTTTTCTAAATGACCCTTTTCACGATGCGGGGCTTTTTCTGCGTCGATTTAAAGAAAAGTGGAAACATTACAAATCACATCCTTTTGAATGGATTGTTGACGATTTTTCGCAGTCAAAAAACATACAGATAATTGGTACTCCAAAAACAATTGGACAGGCAAAATTAGCAGGAAGTATTATTGAAGATATAATTAATCAAAATCCTGTTGCTTCGCTCGATAAAGTTGCGGTGATTTTAGGAGAAGAAAATCTGCTGATTCCGGTTTTGAATTCGCTTCCTGCTTCTGTGGGAGCGCTCAATATTACAATGGGATATTCTGGAAAGAATAATCCGTCGCAGATATTAGTGGCGAAATTTTTCAAAATGCATACTGCAGCATTGTCGCGTACAGGTGGAAGTTATGTGTTTTATTACAAAGATGTACTCGATGTTTTAACCCATCCATTGGTAGAACCGTATGCAAATTGCAGTCATTTAGTCCGTATCATCAAAGAGAACAATTATACTTTTATTACGCTCAACAAACTTTTAGAACTCAATGCCAATCCTTCGAAACTTTTCTTGCTGTTGTTTGAAAAATGGGACAAAGGATCAATTGCTGTTTTGGAAAATATTTCTGCACTTTTGCTTTTAATAAAAGGTAATTTCAATAATGATAATCAGGAAGAGAAAATAGCAAAGACCTTTGTATATGCTGTTTTTAAAGTCATCAATAAACTGATTAATTATTATTCTAAACACAAACACATCGATAATATCGATACGCTGCATGCTATTTACAAGCAGATTATTGATATTGCCGAAGTTTCTTTTGAAGGAGAACCTCTTCGCGGTCTTCAGATCATGGGGGTTTTGGAAAGCCGTGTCCTAGATTTTGAAACCGTGATTGTAACTTCGATGAATGAAGGTAAATTTCCCGCCGGTAAATCGCAGAATTCATTCATTCCGTATGATGTAAAAAAAGAATTAGGCTTGCCGACTTACAAAGAAAAAGACGCTATTTATACCTATCACTTTTATCATTTATTGCAAAGAGCAAAAAATATTTATCTGGTTTATAATACAGAAAATGATGGACTCGATGCGGGAGAAAGAAGCCGTTTTATTACCCAGCTTGAAGTTGAGAAACAAAAACAACATAATCTTACTTTTGATATTTATAATCCTGTTCTTCCAACAACGGCTTATCAGCCGATGGTGATTCCAAAGTCGGAAGCGGTCATGGAACGCTTAAAAGAAATCGCCTTAACAGGATTTTCTCCTTCGGCGCTGACTAGTTATATCCGAAATCCAATTGAATTTTACTTTCAAAAAATCCTTCGTATCCGAGAAGTCGAAGAAGTAGAAGAAAACATTGCTTTAAATACTTTAGGAACTATTATTCACGAAACGCTTAAAGCATTGTACGAGCCCTTTATTGGAAAATTTATTTCGGAAACAGATCTTTTAAATGGTTTTAAATTATTGGATGACGAAGTGTTGAAGCAATTTAAACTGGTTTATAAAGAAGGAGAAATTAAAAAAGGTCGTAATCTTTTAGCATTTGAAGTTGCCAAGAGAAATGTCTCTAATTTTCTTAAAATGGAATTAGAGTCTATTAAAAATGGAGATGCAATTAAAATTATTGCTTTGGAGCAGACTTTTGAGCGCGAGCTGACGCATCCTAAATTGCCATTTCCGGTTTTAATAAAAGGAAATGTTGATAGAATTGAACTTCGTAACGGAAGAATACGAATAATCGATTATAAGACCGGAAAAGTAGAGAAAACTAATGTTGTCCTTAAATCATGGAATGGATTAACAGAAGAGCTTAAAAACGATAAAATTATTCAAGTATTAGCTTATGCCTTTATGTTTGAAAAAGAAGCTGGGGAAACGCCAATCGAAGTGGGGATTGTTTCCTTTAAAAATTTGAAATCTGGATTTCTCCCTTTTGGGTTTAGAGCAGAAAAAGATCTCGATATTACGGTAACCCATAATACACTTCAACATTATTTAGAAGAAATCGTTCTGCTTTTAAATGAAATATTTGATGCCAATCTTCCTTTTGAAGAAAAAGTATAA
- a CDS encoding roadblock/LC7 domain-containing protein translates to MVDLNTLVEETGAESGITFNIDGVLLESVNLEYDGNVAAMIGMILKMCLEMSEDVNNGDLKQVMIKNNDGIVVANKSQDDNCVALLSKDISKMGLLLRKMDTIFNN, encoded by the coding sequence ATGGTTGATTTAAATACACTTGTAGAAGAAACGGGAGCAGAATCTGGAATCACTTTTAATATAGACGGAGTTTTACTGGAGTCTGTAAATTTAGAATACGACGGAAATGTAGCTGCAATGATTGGAATGATTTTGAAAATGTGTCTTGAAATGTCTGAGGATGTTAATAACGGCGATTTAAAACAAGTAATGATTAAAAACAACGATGGAATTGTAGTAGCAAACAAAAGTCAAGATGATAATTGTGTGGCGCTTCTTTCTAAAGACATTAGTAAAATGGGTCTGTTGCTTAGAAAAATGGATACTATTTTCAATAATTAA
- a CDS encoding OmpA family protein, whose translation MKHLNKLLVAVLMAMGLSSHAQDSNNPWAISFGVNAVDTRTSASPDHVDFFPAHFSQPFDVKSNWNILPSLSYIGVSRYVGSGFSVGLQGSVNKIDKYVIFAPTAAGHDGRGMIVTNPGDLMYYGIDATIKYSFQELIKSKVIDPSLSVGGGYTFFGDSSYGTVNPGAGLTFWFTDAIGLELATRYKWSVSGDREDASGTPDAPSHFQHTAGLVFKFGGKDTDGDGIYDKDDACPDVAGLKQFNGCPDTDGDGIVDASDACPNEFGLAALNGCPDRDGDGVADKDDACPDTAGLAALKGCPDTDGDGIADKDDKCPTVAGPKENGGCPFLDADKDGVLDKDDDCPTVPGPASNRGCPEVTSQALEDLKVQARAIYFNSGKATFKTGDKETPARLDAIKEILKNYPNAKFSIEGHTDSTGSAKVNQKLSEDRANAVLNALVERGVNPENLEAKGFGSSQPVASNKTAAGKAQNRRTEIKHVGSKFQGKL comes from the coding sequence ATGAAACATCTTAACAAACTTTTAGTTGCTGTACTGATGGCGATGGGTTTAAGTTCTCACGCACAAGACAGTAACAATCCATGGGCGATCTCTTTTGGGGTTAATGCTGTGGATACAAGGACTAGTGCAAGTCCAGATCACGTTGACTTTTTCCCAGCACACTTTTCTCAGCCATTTGACGTAAAAAGTAACTGGAATATCCTTCCTTCTTTATCTTACATTGGTGTGTCTAGATATGTTGGTAGCGGTTTCTCTGTAGGTTTACAAGGATCTGTGAACAAAATTGACAAATATGTTATTTTCGCTCCAACTGCTGCTGGTCATGATGGAAGAGGTATGATTGTAACTAATCCTGGAGACTTAATGTACTACGGAATTGATGCTACTATTAAATACAGTTTCCAAGAATTAATCAAATCTAAAGTGATTGATCCTTCGTTATCTGTTGGTGGTGGTTACACTTTCTTCGGAGATAGCAGCTACGGAACTGTTAACCCAGGTGCTGGTTTAACTTTCTGGTTTACTGATGCTATTGGTCTTGAGTTAGCTACAAGATACAAATGGTCTGTAAGTGGTGATAGAGAAGATGCTTCTGGAACTCCTGATGCTCCATCTCACTTCCAACACACTGCAGGTTTAGTTTTCAAATTCGGAGGTAAAGATACTGACGGAGACGGAATCTATGACAAAGATGATGCTTGTCCAGATGTTGCTGGTTTAAAACAATTCAACGGATGTCCTGATACTGACGGTGACGGAATCGTTGATGCTTCTGATGCTTGTCCAAACGAATTTGGTTTAGCTGCTTTAAACGGATGTCCTGATAGAGACGGTGACGGTGTTGCTGATAAAGATGACGCTTGTCCAGATACTGCTGGTTTAGCTGCTTTAAAAGGTTGTCCTGATACTGACGGTGACGGAATCGCTGACAAAGACGATAAATGTCCTACAGTTGCTGGTCCTAAAGAAAATGGTGGTTGTCCTTTCTTAGACGCTGATAAAGATGGTGTATTAGATAAAGATGACGATTGTCCTACAGTTCCTGGTCCAGCTAGTAACAGAGGATGTCCTGAAGTAACTTCTCAAGCTTTAGAAGATCTTAAAGTTCAAGCAAGAGCTATCTACTTTAACTCTGGTAAAGCTACTTTCAAAACTGGTGACAAAGAAACTCCAGCTAGATTAGATGCTATTAAAGAAATCCTTAAAAACTACCCTAACGCTAAATTCAGCATTGAAGGTCACACAGATAGTACAGGTTCTGCGAAAGTAAACCAAAAACTTTCTGAAGACAGAGCTAACGCTGTATTAAACGCTTTAGTTGAAAGAGGTGTTAACCCAGAAAACTTAGAAGCTAAAGGATTTGGATCTTCTCAGCCAGTTGCAAGCAACAAAACTGCTGCAGGTAAAGCTCAAAACAGAAGAACTGAAATCAAACACGTAGGTTCTAAATTCCAAGGTAAACTATAA
- a CDS encoding alpha/beta fold hydrolase: MKNILYKNTKISFTDSGEGTAIVLLHGFLENKKMWTDYASFFSQKHRVITIDLLGHGETDSLGYVHEMEDNANVVNAVLESLKIEKAIILGHSMGGYVALAFAELYPEKVEKVVLQNSTSKEDSKEKKTNRTRAIKAVKQNYINFVSLAIANLFSENNRNRLAEEIEKAKIEALKTPLQGIVASLEGMKIRKDREDLLRKNQFPVLLVLGKKDPVLNYEENLSQIEGTNVQLVSFEDGHMSHIENKEELKSVLVDFFN; encoded by the coding sequence TTGAAAAATATTTTATATAAAAACACCAAAATATCTTTTACCGATTCAGGAGAAGGAACTGCAATTGTTTTACTTCATGGTTTTCTGGAAAACAAAAAAATGTGGACCGATTACGCCTCTTTTTTCTCCCAAAAACACCGTGTTATTACCATCGATTTATTAGGTCACGGCGAAACCGATTCTTTAGGTTATGTACATGAAATGGAAGATAATGCCAATGTAGTAAATGCTGTTTTAGAAAGTTTGAAAATAGAAAAAGCTATTATTCTTGGACATTCTATGGGCGGTTATGTGGCTTTGGCTTTCGCCGAATTGTATCCAGAAAAAGTCGAGAAAGTAGTTTTACAAAATTCTACTTCTAAAGAAGACAGCAAAGAGAAAAAAACAAACAGAACCCGCGCTATAAAAGCTGTAAAACAGAATTACATAAACTTTGTTAGTCTTGCGATTGCTAATTTATTCAGCGAAAACAACAGAAATCGCTTAGCAGAAGAAATCGAAAAGGCAAAAATCGAAGCTTTAAAAACGCCTTTGCAGGGAATCGTAGCATCACTAGAAGGAATGAAAATAAGAAAAGACCGAGAAGACTTACTTCGAAAAAACCAATTCCCGGTTTTATTGGTTTTAGGGAAAAAAGATCCTGTTTTAAATTACGAAGAAAATCTTTCGCAGATTGAAGGCACAAATGTACAGTTGGTTTCATTTGAAGACGGACACATGAGCCATATCGAAAACAAAGAAGAATTAAAATCAGTTCTTGTAGATTTCTTCAATTAA